AGAAAAACCGGCAGCTGAGTTACGTGAAACTCTGCTGGCTCTAAATGGCATTGGCAATGAAACGGCGGATGTCATGCTAATGTACACCTTTGGCAAAAAAACTTTTGTAGCTGATACGTATGCCATGCGTCTTTTCAACCGGCTCGGTTTTGGACCATATACGAACTATGCCAAAATGCAGGCTGATTTTGCGCCAGCACTTGATCAAATCACGTTAGACGAAGCTCGCGAATGGCATGCCTTGATTGACGAACATGGTAAAACGCAAGTTCGGCATGCGTATGACGACCGATTTTTACTGCAGCCAGATTTGACTGAGGCGGCATGGCCGCCGGAAGCGGTTCAAGTGGAGCCGCCCCATGATGATCCGGGTAGCGGCAAGTGGCGGCACGCCGCCGATCCGTCAGCGATGACTCATAAATAAATGCTTTTTACTCGTGAGTTGTTTTGGCAATCTTGTCACAAGGGAGACCTAAAAATGAATGCTAGCGTTGCTGTGCAAGTGTTACCGATGTATCCAGAGAAACAAAAGGTCTTGGCAGTGGTTGATGCGGTGATCGCCTATATCAAATCAACCGGAATTAATTATGAAGTTAGTGCTTTTGAAACCACAATGGAAGGCGATTATGATCAGCTGATGGCGATTTTGAAAGAAATTCCGATTGTCACAGCGAAGGCAGGCGGTACTAGTCAAATGGTGTATGCGAAAATTAACTATTTTCCTGAAGATACTGGCCTGACGATTGCTGACAAGGTGACAAAGTTCAAGCATTGAAGACAAAAAAAGATCACGGCGATTGTCGTGATCTTTTTGCGTCTTGAAGTTTATTTTTCGACAGCTTGGAGCTTTTGATTGTCGTCGAGTTGTGAGATACCCATTAAGTGATGACGTTGTAAGAGAATCATCGTGCCCCACAGCAACAGGAGCGAGCCGATCGTGAAGGCGATCAATACCATGAAGCCGAGGTTGACAGTGCTATTGGCAATGCCGCCGGTGAGCGCGTTCCGGAAATTCATAATGGAGTAGGTCATTGGCAGGAATGGATGAATGGCGTTGTAGAACTGATTGGTGATCTCCATCGGGAATGTCCCGCCGGCACCACCTAATTGCAGCATCAATCCCACCATCGCCACAAATCGACCAGGATTATCGAAGGCCATTGAGAGGAACATAATCAGATACATTGACGTAAAGGAGAAGAGGATCGCGGTCAGATAGAACAAGCCGATGTTGTCGACCTTGAGACCGGTCGCCATCATCAAAGTTGCTTCGAGAACTGCGGTGCCAAGGGCAACAGCTCCGCCAATGGCTACTTTGCTCAGGAACCACTGAGTTGCCGTACCATCTGCTCTGGAAACTTTGCGAATTGGATAGGCAAAGTTGAAGACCAAGGCGCCAACGTAAAGTGCCAGACTCAAAACGTATGGGGCAAGTGCATGGCCGTAGTTTGGCACATAAGAATAATGCTTTTGCGCTGTCTTGGTGGGTGCAGCGAACATCTTTGCCGTATCACCGGTTAACGTAATGCCATTGACCTTACGGGCGCTGCTGGTAAGTGTCTTAGCGAACTTCTTGTCGCCGTCTTCAAGCTGACTGGAACCAGATTTGAGTGTGTCGCTCTTGTCATTGATTTGACCGGTTCCGTCGGCGAGTTGATTGACACCGGATACCAGTGTCGGCACACTAGCGTTTAATTGATTGACACCGCCAGCAACTTGGCTGGCACCATTGGTTAGCTGACCGACACCATTGGTAAGTGTCGGAACTTGGCCATTTAAGGTACCAAGACCGCCGGATACTTGGCTGGAACCCGTGTAGAGTTGGTTGATACCACTGGTGAGAGCAGGAACTTGGCTGTTTAAGCTACCAAGGCCTCCTGAAACTTGGCTAGAACCGGTATAGAGCTGATTGACGCCACTAACCATTGCGGGTGTTAGTGTTGCTGCTTGGTTGATGCCATTGTCTAGCTTATTTGCGCCAATAATTAATTGATCGTTTCTGGCAGTAATTTGTTTTGAACCATTTTGAAGAACACCAATTTTTTCCGTCAGAATGGGCGCTTGTTGGTTAAGCTTATCGACGCCAGCTGCTAGTTGCGTCGAATAAGGGATCAAGCCTTGATTAAAGGTCGTTGCCATTTCTGTGCCGCTAGTTTCAGTTTGGTCAATCAAAGCATTAACGCTTGCCTGAATTTTTTCAAAACCAGCGATTAACTCCGGGTTTTGCTTTGATTCGGCTTCTAATTGGCTCTTATACGCTGCAAGACTTTCTTCGAGGGCGGGCAACTCTGTGGCCGCTTTCTGATTTTGATCATTAACAGTTTGGCCAATTTTTTGTAAAGACTGGCTTAGTTGAGTTGAACCACTCTGCAAGGACTTGGTATCTTTTGGTAAGTTGCTCGTCTGACCAGCAAGTTGAGAAATGCCATCAGAAAGGAAGGTTACTTGTTGAGTATAATTGTTGATGCCCTCTGTCAGTTTCTTTGAACCAGTTTGTAACTGATTAGTGCCAGCAACGAGTTGGCCTGTTTTGGTTTGCAAAGTTCCCAGCCCATTAGTCACTTTAGTTGATCCCGTTGCAAGCTGTCCTACACCAGATTTAAGCGTTCCAGTTTGCGATTGCAAGGTTCCCAAACCGCTCGTAACTTGGCCAGATCCCGCCGCAAGCTGATTAACGCCACTTGCTAGGTTTGTCGTACTGCCATTGAGCGTTTGCAACCCACCTGCGACTTGATTAGCGCCGCTTGCGAGCTTAGGTATTTGTGAGGACATCGGTGCAACTTTAACCTTCATCGTTTGCACACCGTCATTTACTTGCGATACGGCGACGGTGTACTGATCAATGCCATCGTCAAGTTTGACTTGGCCAGCATCAATTTGGGTAGCGGCCCCGGCTGCCGTTTTCATGCCATTACCGATAGTCTTAATTTGATCAAAAACCGCGCTGGCATAGGCGTTGGTCACGTTAGCCCGAATTTCGGAGTTGAGACTGTCAACGCCGATGCCGGAGATGACTTGGCCAATATAGTTGAGTGAATCATTTGTCTCGTACTTCAGCGTCATTTTCTTAGGATGCTCGTCTAAGACGGTGGCGGCATTTTTGGAAAAATCCTTTGGCAGCGTAATGACAGTGTAGTATTTGTCTGCCTTCATGCCTTTTTTAGCTTCTGCTTCAGAAACGAAATGCCAGCCAAGTTGATGATTTTTCTTAAGCTTGGTCAAAGTCTGCGCACCAACATCAAGCTTTTTGCCTTGATAGGTGACAGGTTGGTCAAGGTTGACCACTGCTACTGGCAGATTCTTGGTGTCGCCGTAAGGATCCCAGACTGACTTCAAAAAGAAGATACAGTAGAGAAATGGGATTAAGGTAATGACGAGAACTGAGAGCAAAATGAGTTTGTTTTTGCCGATGAACTTAAATTCATCTTTGATCATGTCGAGTTACTCCTTTACTTCACTGAGATAGAGATCCAGCAGGGATTCAAAAGTCGTATCGCGGCTAGGTTGGCCGTCTGGCAAAAAGCCCATGACTTCCAGAACGGTAAAACCGAGCACGCTGCTGATAAAATTTTGGACGAAACTTTCTTTTGCCATGTGTTTGAACTCGGTATGGATGATCAAGCGTTTTAATAAGCCGATCACATCGCCGGTTGCCTGAACAAATGGACTGCTTTCTGGAAAATGATGCACAAAGTAAATAATTTCATCCAATGATTGTTGCTGTTCGAAATAGCGATGCGTGGTTTGCGCAAAAGTGCGAATGGCGTCTTTGCCAGCAATGCCACTGACTTGTTCAATGAGTTCTTGATGTAAGTTGTGCATGAACTCAGTCCCCAGCGCCTCAATCACGGCATCCAAGTTACTAAAATAGTTGTATAGCGACTGGGAACGAATATTCAATTCCTTAGAACCTGTCTAGTATCTGCTGAATCTGGTAGAATTGTGGAAAACCGACTGAGGAGTTTGTCATGCCAGATTATCCAAGCAATATTTCTCGAGCGCAATTTGCGTTAATACAACCTGATTTAGAAAACTTCCGCAAGCATACAAGACCGCGTCGTTATGATCTTTATGACGTATTCAATGCCATCCTTTACTCGCTTACTACAGGGTGTCAATGGCGTGAATTACCGCACGATTTCCCGGAATGGCACACTGTCTACCGCTATTACGATATGTGGCGAGATAAATCAGACCCGACAGCTGATTCGCTATTAGAAAGGCTTTTAAAAAAACTGTCGCTTCCTATCGCTTTGCACAGGGCCGATCGGCCCGAACGTCGTTTGTGATTGTTGATGCTCAAAGTGTTAAAACCACTGATTCAACGAAAAATAGTGGCTACGATGGCGGCAAAAAGATTTCAGGGATTAAGCGTCATATGGCGGTTGATATTAATGGTTTACCACAAGCCATTCTCGTGACACGAGCTAATGTATCAGATCGTTCAGGTGCATTGGCTATGTTTAGTTTGGCTAGCCAAAATTTAGAGCTGGTTCAGCATGTCATGGTTGATGGTGGCTACACTGGCAATGATTTTGCGGATCAGGTGAAGCTCATTTTGAATGCTAAGACGACGGTAGCTAAACGCAACGAGTTGCATATGTTCACGGTGTTACCGCAACGATGGATCGTTGAACGTTCATGGAGTTGGCTAGACAAATGTCGGCGACTTTGGAAAAACTGTGAACGTGCCCTTAACAGCAGTCTTCAAATGGTTGTATTGGCCTTCCTGAAGATAGTTCTTAAAAGATGCTAGACAGGTTCTAATGAAGCCAAAAAGACACCGGCTAAAAAGCAGGATGAATCAGCGGATGATATTGATTTGAATGATCTGAGCGGATTAGACTTTAGTCAAACCAGTCATGAAAAGAAGAAGGATGATTCGGATGAGTAAAATCATGGCCTCCTTTCTGGTATTCATCGATACGATCGGTGTCGCCATCGCTTTGTTAGGTGGCAATATGATGTTGTGTCTCCTGATGGGCATTATGACCATTATTTTGTATGTTAAAGTGAATCCAATCTTATTTGGCGACTATGACCGTCGACGTGAAGAACGCATTGAGCAGCGGCGGAAAGCCTTGACGGCACGACGGGAGAACGACAAATAAGAACCGTAAATAAATAGGCGCCTTGATCGCGGGATGTTAATGTCTCGCAATCAAGGCGCCTATTCGTGATAAGAGGTCGACAACGTTAACTTATTTTTCAACTGCCTGAAGCTTTTGATTGTCATCAAGCTGTGAAATGCCCATTTTGTGATAGCGTTGTAGCAAGATCATCGTGATCCAGAGCAACAACAATGAGCCAAGTGCGAAGGCGATGATGACGATGTAACCCAAGGTAACCGTGTTGGACGCAATGCCACTCGTAATCGCATTCCGGAAGTTCATAATCGAATACGACATCGGTAAGAATGGGTGAATGATGTTATAAAACTGGTTGGTAATCTCCATTGGGAAGGTCCCGCCAGAGCCGCCCAGTTGTAACATTAACCCGACCATCGCAAGAAATCGGCCAGGATTATCAAATGCCATTGAAAGGAACATAATGAGATACATCGAGGTTAGCGAGAAAAGAATCGCAGTGAGATAAAATTGCCCGACATGATCGACGTTCAGACCGACTGCCATGATCAGTGTTGCTTCAACAATGGCGGTTGCAACGGCGACAACTGCGCCAATGGTGATTTTGCTGAAGAACCACTGGGTCGCAGTGCCATCGGCTTTAGAAACTTTACGGATTGGATAAGCAAAGTTAAAGACCAAGGCACCGACGTAGAGGGCAAGACTCAAGACGTATGGTGCAAGGGCATGTCCATAATTAGGAACATATGAATAATGTTTATGCGACATCTTGGTTGGTGCGGCAAACATTTTCTTGGTATCACTGGTGACGGTGATGCCGTTGACTTTTTTGGCACTGCTAGAGAGCGTTTTGGCAAACTTTTTATCGCCATTTTTAAGCTGAGTGGAACCGGATTTAAGGGTGCCACTCTGGGCGGTGATTTGGCTAGTGCCATCCGCGAGTTGGTTGACACCGGATACAAGCGTTGGAACATTGGCATTCAATTGACCAACGCCATTGGCAACCTGACCGGCACCATTGGCCAGCTGGCTGACTCCGTTCGTGAGGGTCGGTACTTGACCGTTCAGGGTACTTAAGCCACCAGAGACTTGACTGGAGCCGGAATAGAGTTGACTGACCCCGTTTGTGAGCGTCGGGATTTGACCGTTCAAGCTGGTTAGCCCGCCAGAAACCTGGCTAGAACCGGAGTAGAGTTGGCTGACGCCATTGGTGAGCGTTGGGATTTGACCGTTTAAGGTATTTAAGCCGCCAGAAACCTGTCCAGAGCCGGAATAGAGTTGGCTGACGCCATTGGTGAGCGTTGGGATTTGACCGTTTAAGGTGCTTAAGCCGCCAGAAACTTTGCCAGAGCCGGAATAGAGTTGACTGACGCCATCAACCAGTGAAGGTGCTTTTGTTGCTAGCTGGTTGATGCCACTGTTCAAGCTATTCGTCCCGGTCACAAGTTGATCATTGTTAGAGATGATTTTCGTAGCACCGTTTTGAAGACCAGTAATAGCAGCTGTTAATGTCGGAACCCGCTGGTTAAGTGTCGTCAGACCATCTGAAACCTTTTTTGAGCCAGGAATCAGTTTCTGATTAAGAGTCGTCGACAGCGACGTGCCACTGCTTTCGGTCTGAGTCATTAAAGCATTGATATTTGTCTCGAGTTGTTCAAAACCGGCAACCAAATCCGGATCTTGATTGGTTTTGGCTTTTAAGGTGGCTTCATACTTTGTGAGGCTTTCTTGAAGCTTGGCTGCTGATTCGACTGCTTGCTTATTTTGGCTATCGACAGAGCCACTCAATTGTTGAAGACCGTTGGTTAAATCCGATGAACCGGTTGCCAACGAGTTAGTGTCTGTTGCTAAAGAGCCGGTGCTACCTGCAAGCTGATCAATTCCTTTAGAGAGCGATGTCACACCGTCTGTATAGTTCTTTACCCCTGTTGTTAAGCTTGCCGAACCAGTCTGGAGCTGGGTGATCCCGTTAGCCAGTTGGCCTGATTCGGTTTGCAGGGTTCCCAGTCCATTCGTTACCTGATTAGAGCCGGTTGCTAACTGACCGACACCAGAGCTAAGGGTTCCGGTTTTCGACTGCAAGGTTCCCAATCCACTCGTCACTTGGTTGGATCCGGATGCTAACTGACCGACGCCGGAGCTAAGGGTTCCGGTTTTCGACTGCAAGGTTCCCAATCCACTCGTCACTTGGTTGGATCCGGATGCTAACTGACCGACGCCGGAGCTAAGGGTTCCGGTTTTGGATTGTAAGGTTCCCAAGCCATTGGTTACCTGGTTTGACCCATTGGCTAATTGACCCACACCACTAGCTAATTGGGTGGTGCTGCCATTGAGTGTTTGCAAGCCGCTTGCAACTTGATTGGCGCCGCTTGCGAGTTGGGGAATCTGTGAAGACATCGGCGAGACTTTAACTTTCATGGTCTGAATCCCGTCATTTACCTGTGAAACGGCAACGGTATACTGATCAATCCCATCGTCAAGCTTGACTTGACCTTCGTCGATTTGCGTGGCGGCATCAGCGGCATTTTTCATGCCTTTGCCAATGGTTTTGATTTGATCAAAAACCGCACTGGCGTAAGCATTGGTCACATTTGCCCGAATCTCGCTGTTTAAGGCATTCAGACCGATTCCTGAGATGACTTGGCCGATGTAATTTAGCGAATCATTGGTTTGATATTTAAGATCCATTTTTCGGGGATGCTCGTCCAGAATGGTGGCAGCATTTTTCGAAAAATCTTTAGGTAGGGTAATGACCGTGTAATACTTGTTGGCTTTCATTCCCCTATCAGCTTGGGCTTTAGAAACAAAATGCCAGCCAAGCTTTTTGTTATTCTTGAGTTTATTGACCGTCTGCTCACCAACGTTAAGTTTTTTACCTTGGTAAGTAACCGGCTGATCTAAGTTCACCACGGCTACGGGTAGATTCTGTGTATCACCATAAGGGTCCCAAACAGACTTTAAGAAGAAAATGCTGTAAAGAAAAGGAATTAAAATGATGACAAGCACCGAAACTAAGATCAATTTATTTTTGCCGATGAACTTAAATTCATCTTTGATCATAAGCACTTTACTCCTTTATTTCGTTTAGATACATGTCCAGCAGAGATTCAAAAGATGTGTCGCGGCTGGCTTTATTGTCAGGTAAAAATCCCATGACTTCCAAAACGGTAAAACCAAGCACACTACTAATGAAATCCTGGACAAAACTTTCTTTTGCCATTTGCTTCAGCTCCGTGTGCACAATCAGACGCTTCAGCAAGTTAATAACATCGCCGGTGCCTTGCACAAATGGACTGCTTTCTGGGAATTGATGGACAAAATAAATAATTTCATCTAACGACTGTTGACGTTCAAAATAGCGATGAGCGACTTCTGCAAAAGCACGGATCGCCTCTTTGCCTGAGATACCGCTGACGTTCTCTATCAACTCTTGGTAAAGGTTATGCATAAATTCGGTCCCCAACGCTTCAATGACTGCCGGTAGATTCGGAAAGTAGTTATATAGCGACTGAGAACAGATATTCAGTTCCTTGGCCAGCGTCTGAAAGGTCAAGTCCCGAATACCGTCTTGGGCGACCATCGTTCTTGCAGCATCTAAAACAATTTCCCGATGTAAAATCTGATGTTTGGTTGTCATGCAAGCCTCCTTAAAGCTAATCTATGTTCCAAAGTACGAATATACGCCTACCGATTGAAGCATGCAATCTACAAAATGTAGATCATGCCCAAAAAATGGCCTAAAAAATTTCGCGGAAATTGATGATAATATCCAGTTATACGGCGCAGTATATTGAGAAAAAGAAAAGTATCTCCGTTTAAGAAAGTTAGGATTCGGTAAAATCAAGTGACGAGTTCAAGCTGATTTTTGCCAGTTGAACCAGTATGATGATTGATAGAAAGAACAAGAGTTTGATATTAGAAAAGAGGGACGGTATGGCACCATACACGATTGAATAAATAAGCGCGCCCAGTCGCGAACAATTGGATCAAATTATGCGGTTATGGTGGCAGGGGAATTTACAGGCCCACCAGTTTATTCACGCTGAATATTGGAAAAGTAATGCTCCTCTGGTGCGCCCTTTAATTCAGAACCTGTCTAGTATCTGCTGAATCTGGTAGAATTGTGGAAAACCGACTGAGGAGTTTGTCATGCCAGATTATCCAAGCAATATTTCTCGAGCGCAATTTGCGTTAATACAACCTGATTTAGAAAACTTCCGCAAGCATACAAGACCGCGTCGTTATGATCTTTATGACGTATTCAATGCCATCCTTTACTCGCTTACTACAGGGTGTCAATGGCGTGAATTACCGCACGATTTCCCGGAATGGCACACTGTCTACCGCTATTACGATATGTGGCGAGATAAACCAGACCCGACAGCTGATTCGCTATTAGAAAGGCTTTTAAAAAAACTGTTGCTTCCTATCGCTTTGCATAGGGCCGATCGGCCCGAACGTCGTTTGTGATTGTTGATGCTCAAAGTGTTAAAACCACTGATTTAACGAAAAATAGTGGCTACGATGGCGGCAAAAAGATTTCAGGGATTAAGCGTCATATGGCGTTTGATATTAATGGTTTACCACAAGCCATTCTCGTGACACGAGCTAATGTATCAGATCGTTCAGGTGCATTGGCTATGCTTAGTTTGGCTAGCCAAAATTTAGAGCTGGTTCAGCATGTCATGGTTGATGGTGGCTACACTGGCAATGACTTTGCGGATCAGGTGAAGCTCATTTTGAATGCTAAGACGACGGTAGCTAAACGCAACGAGTTGCATACGTTCACGGTGTTACCGCAACGATGGATCGTTGAACGTTCATGGAGTTGGCTAGACAAATGTCGGCGACTTTGGAAAAACTGTGAACGTGCCCTTAACAGCAGTCTTCAAATGGTTGTATTGGCCTTCCTGAAGATAGTTCTTAAAAGATACTAGACAGGTTCTAAGTCTCCCGTTTGGACAACGCAAGACCGGTATCTATATATCAAGACCTTTAGTGAAACTTATGGAAATCAATCAGCAGACTTTTGGAATACTCGAGAAGTGCACCATATTCGGCCAAGAATTTATGGTGGTAGCAATGAATTTAACAATTTGATGCCGATATTAGCACCAAATCATAGGCTAATTACGTCATGGTTTAATAATTATTAGGGGGAGCATGTTTGGAATCATTAATTCGACGAAGGATGCAATCACTAAAGAAACTGACGGATAATGGCAAAAAAACAATCTCAATCATTCAGTTACAAGGTTATGTACAAAATGTTTCTTTTAAATTTGAGGAATCAGCGAACGTTGTTGAGTTAGCAAGACTAAAGAACCTTAACTTGCCAACAGATTATATTGAGTTTCTTTCAATTTCGAACGGAATGTTTCTATTTTACACAGAAATATCAGGTTTCCCGATGGGATATGCCAGTGAAGTGTATTCAATTGACAAAGTGATTGCTGAGCGGAAGGCATTGCCCAAAAGTTTTAATAATATGATCCCGATTATGCATATTAGAGATGTTGGTGACATGTATATTAACGAGGAACAGCGCAGACTAGGTAAACCGTATTTAACATATTGGATTGAAGTCAATATTTGAGACAGATTTTAAGAGACATTCAGAACCGCGTTTACCTTCCACAGCTCAAATAAATCATTAATCGCGATTAATAACTTATTTGAAACCTGGAAAGCATTAAATCAGGCGGCCATTTGGCTCGTAAGTGTTGCAATTTCAACTTGTAAGGGGGTCTGGTAGCCCAGTGGTTTAAAATAAACACGAATTCAATAAAGCATTGATAGCTATCAGCCAATCACAACATGTGGGTCTTATATATCTTTAGTTTAAAAGAACGTCATAGGAGATGCTAGTATGAATGAAGATCGCAAGGAACGACTATGGGTGACATCTTTTTTTGCAGCTTTTGTGGCTACAATTATTTTTTCTGTTGGTATCACTAAGTATCAATATGATGGTCATTCATATTACATGAAGATTGATAGTCAGCCTATTATTTCAAACGTTGAAGTACCTGTTGGAATATCAATTCAAGGATATACTTACCAAGGTACTGCTAAGGATGCGCAAGGAAAAATAAGGAGTTTTAAATTAAGCACAGGTGAACACGATATTGGGCCATTTAAGGCAGGACAAATTATAAAAATTAATGTCAATAGAAAATATGGCATCGTTGATTATCAAAGAGTAACTACAAAAGAAACACCGGTCAAGGCACGTTAGGGTGTAACCCTATTGTAGCTAAAGAGAGAAGGGAGTATTATTAGTTACATATAAGTGACCCGGAGGTGATCTAGAATTGTCTAAAATCGGTTATGCGCGTGTTAGTACGCGTGATCAAAATCTGGCGCGTCAAATTGAACAGCTACATGATGCCGGTGTTAATAAAATCTTTCAAGAGAAGCTTTCAGGTAAAAATGCCGATCGTCCTCAACTGAAAGCAATGTTAGACTATATTCGTGATGATGATGAAGTAGTGGTACTGAGCCTTGATCGACTTGGTCGCAATTCTCATGATTTGACTGACATCATCGAAACCATTCGGCATCGTGGAGCTCAATTGAACGTTCTAAATCTACCTAGCTTTGCAAGTATTGAAGATCCTAACCTTCGTAACTTGATTACGACAATTATTGTCGAACTATATAAGTATATTGCTCAAGAAGAGCGCGAAACTATTAAGATACGGCAACAACAAGGCATAGAAATTGCCAAACGCCAGGGCAAATATAAAGGCAAAATTCGCGAATATGGTCCTCATTCACCTAATCGTCAAAAACGCTATATTTATAAAGAAGCCTGTCGCCTTTTAAATAGGAAGAAAGACGGAGATGAAACTCTGACCAAGCGACAAATTGCCCGCATGTTAGGTATTGCACCAGTAACCTTATATCGCATCGAAAAGTATCAGGCAGAAGATCTAGCAAATGTTCCCCGTAGTGAGAGGTAAACATCATGATAGATTTAAGGGGCAAACGAATTCTCGAGAGCGTAAAATATCTTGTGTAAATGCATAAAAGATTTCTGAATTGTATAGAAATAGGGAATGCCTTCCCTTATGATATTTAGTAACCACAGAAAACATCACAGGAGGCATTCCCCATGAATGAACTTACCACAGAAATTATCGCTGCACTAGCCCAAAAGCAAGATTTGGACGAAGTTTTTCGTCACCACCTCGAAATTGCGATTAACCAGCTGCTTCAAACCGAATTGGCAGAGTTTTTGGGTTACGAACGCTACTCATACGCTGGGATTAACACTGGTAATAACCGCAACGGCAGTTATGAGCGCTCGTTTGATACGAAGTACGGCCAACTTAACTTAACCATTCCTCGAGATCGCAATGGCCGGTTTGAAAATCATACCTTGCCAGCCTACGGTCGGCACAGTGATAATTTAGAAACAACGGTCATTCAGTTGTATACCAAGGGAATTACCACTGCTGAAATTGCCGAACTCATTGAGAAAATGTACGGTGCTCACTACTCCAAAGCCACGGTTTCCAACATGACTAAAGCCGTCAATGAACAGGTTCAAGCTTTCCAGCAACGTCGACTGGCTTCACAATATGCGGCCATCTTCTTAGATGCCACTTACTTGCCGTTAAAGCGGGATACCGTTCAAAAAGAAGCCGTTCATATTGCAATTGGCATTCGTCCAGATGGTACGAAAGAAGTGCTGAACTACCAAGTGGCGCCAACGGAATCGACTGGAATCTGGACTGAACTGCTGGGAACCTTGATCAAGCAGGGCGTTAAAGATGTGCTGTTGTTTGTGGCCGATGGGTTAGTTGGTTTGGATGAAGGCTTGAATCGGCATTTCCCTAAAGCCAAACGACAACGTTGCCTGGTTCATGTTGGGCGGAATCTGATGAACAAAGTTCGCGTAAAAGACCGCAAGGCCGTGATCAGTGACTTTAAACAAGTTCATCGGGCCGCCAACCGTGAAGCAGCCGAACTGAAACTGAATGAGTTCGCCAACAACTGGCATCAGACCTATCCCAAATTAATCAAAGATCTGCTTAAAATGCCGAATTTACTCACTTTCATGGACTTTCCACCAGCTATCCGGCAATCACTATACTCCACTAACCTGATTGAGAACTTTAATAAGCATCTCAAGCGCACCACCCACCACAAAGAACAATTTCCAACGGAAGATTCACTGGATCGCTTCCTGGTTTCTCAGTTTAATGTTTATAACGAGAAGTCTCTGAAGCGGATCCACCGAGGGTTCCAAGGACTCCAGGACACCTTGGAAGCATCATTTATTTAAGTTAGATACATATTATATGTACGAAGGCATTTCATTTACACAAACTTCTTGACACTCCCAAAAACTCATCTCCTAAAACGACTTAGCTTTTAAAGTCATCAATGTTTGGACTTATTCCCGTACACAGAATCGAACTGCGTCTAGTCACCAGAACGGGAAGCGGCATTTAATTTAGTAAATTAAATTGAGTGAATAATCGCACTAATCCCAGTAATCATAAAGAATAATCCTACTAGGTAATAGATTGATAAGATTGAAAAGGCGGGATAAATCAATAAAAGAACACCTAAAATAATGCCAATTACGGATAAAATCACGTCAACCATAAAATACTTTTCGTTAACTAACTTGATAATGTTCGAAAGCCA
This genomic window from Lacticaseibacillus paracasei subsp. paracasei contains:
- a CDS encoding endonuclease III domain-containing protein; translation: MDKRLIVMHNLSRHYGKQYWWQQNSLEDWLMMILIQRTSSNNVAQAVHNLQPYMQVDRLMALSQSELETLVRPAGFYRQKAQRIHDLLTWFVAQGGSFEKIAEKPAAELRETLLALNGIGNETADVMLMYTFGKKTFVADTYAMRLFNRLGFGPYTNYAKMQADFAPALDQITLDEAREWHALIDEHGKTQVRHAYDDRFLLQPDLTEAAWPPEAVQVEPPHDDPGSGKWRHAADPSAMTHK
- a CDS encoding thiamine-binding protein; the protein is MNASVAVQVLPMYPEKQKVLAVVDAVIAYIKSTGINYEVSAFETTMEGDYDQLMAILKEIPIVTAKAGGTSQMVYAKINYFPEDTGLTIADKVTKFKH
- a CDS encoding YhgE/Pip domain-containing protein; this encodes MIKDEFKFIGKNKLILLSVLVITLIPFLYCIFFLKSVWDPYGDTKNLPVAVVNLDQPVTYQGKKLDVGAQTLTKLKKNHQLGWHFVSEAEAKKGMKADKYYTVITLPKDFSKNAATVLDEHPKKMTLKYETNDSLNYIGQVISGIGVDSLNSEIRANVTNAYASAVFDQIKTIGNGMKTAAGAATQIDAGQVKLDDGIDQYTVAVSQVNDGVQTMKVKVAPMSSQIPKLASGANQVAGGLQTLNGSTTNLASGVNQLAAGSGQVTSGLGTLQSQTGTLKSGVGQLATGSTKVTNGLGTLQTKTGQLVAGTNQLQTGSKKLTEGINNYTQQVTFLSDGISQLAGQTSNLPKDTKSLQSGSTQLSQSLQKIGQTVNDQNQKAATELPALEESLAAYKSQLEAESKQNPELIAGFEKIQASVNALIDQTETSGTEMATTFNQGLIPYSTQLAAGVDKLNQQAPILTEKIGVLQNGSKQITARNDQLIIGANKLDNGINQAATLTPAMVSGVNQLYTGSSQVSGGLGSLNSQVPALTSGINQLYTGSSQVSGGLGTLNGQVPTLTNGVGQLTNGASQVAGGVNQLNASVPTLVSGVNQLADGTGQINDKSDTLKSGSSQLEDGDKKFAKTLTSSARKVNGITLTGDTAKMFAAPTKTAQKHYSYVPNYGHALAPYVLSLALYVGALVFNFAYPIRKVSRADGTATQWFLSKVAIGGAVALGTAVLEATLMMATGLKVDNIGLFYLTAILFSFTSMYLIMFLSMAFDNPGRFVAMVGLMLQLGGAGGTFPMEITNQFYNAIHPFLPMTYSIMNFRNALTGGIANSTVNLGFMVLIAFTIGSLLLLWGTMILLQRHHLMGISQLDDNQKLQAVEK
- a CDS encoding IS5 family transposase (programmed frameshift) produces the protein MPDYPSNISRAQFALIQPDLENFRKHTRPRRYDLYDVFNAILYSLTTGCQWRELPHDFPEWHTVYRYYDMWRDKSDPTADSLLERLLKKPVASYRFAQGRSARTSFVIVDAQSVKTTDSTKNSGYDGGKKISGIKRHMAVDINGLPQAILVTRANVSDRSGALAMFSLASQNLELVQHVMVDGGYTGNDFADQVKLILNAKTTVAKRNELHMFTVLPQRWIVERSWSWLDKCRRLWKNCERALNSSLQMVVLAFLKIVLKRC